The proteins below come from a single Prolixibacter sp. NT017 genomic window:
- a CDS encoding GNAT family N-acetyltransferase, producing MHIRKSSPEDLIFLEKLEKESFPAFQRNNRRSLALSLSSPFQEVWIAEKGKSRRRPVGAMVLHLHKKSLRIYSIATLPEFQSKGVGRFLLTHALNLATSRKQEKLILEADASNEKLLEWYQQWGFQAVKTVKDYYAEGYDCMKLEYLLPASLYQNRMKNIIVVNQPRTWHFTDVNAKIISVKEYINNSEYHTDNSLRVFNLCSSYQYQSYGYYVSLLASARGQRVIPNVTTIRDFSSTGVIRSITTEINELLQVALRNVKEKEFSMNVYFGHTNVRGMKRLAPKLYQLFETPLFKVHFIRNGEWMIKKIQPLNLNRISDDELMVVNEFAREYFDKKRFNKSRLTAYKYDLAILVNPHEATPPSCNTALKLFKQAANRKGIYTEFITKNDFDKINEFDALFVRETTSVNNHTYELSRLAYAEGLVVIDDPWSILRCSNKIYQNELFRNNKILTPQTTVFTKNLFHPKDLDGESYPAVIKQPDSAFSLGITKVNNEVEALEVLNTLFRKSDMVICQEFTYSEFDWRIGIIDNTPLFACKYYMTRDHWQIYNWQGEAEEQSGDSETLPVSEVPAHVLETALKAAALIGDGLYGVDLKEIDGKVYVMEVNDNPNIDFGIEDEILKEKLYDMVIDSFLNRIEIAKNLKRYVTSK from the coding sequence TTGCACATTAGAAAGTCTTCGCCGGAAGACTTGATTTTCCTGGAAAAACTGGAGAAAGAATCGTTTCCGGCTTTCCAGCGAAACAACCGTCGGAGTCTTGCACTAAGTCTATCCAGCCCGTTCCAGGAGGTTTGGATAGCCGAAAAAGGAAAATCCCGGCGTCGGCCGGTGGGAGCGATGGTCCTGCATTTGCACAAGAAATCACTGCGTATTTATTCTATTGCTACTTTGCCCGAGTTCCAGAGTAAAGGGGTGGGGCGTTTCCTGTTGACTCACGCGCTGAACCTGGCGACTTCGCGGAAGCAGGAAAAATTGATACTGGAAGCGGATGCATCGAATGAAAAACTACTGGAATGGTATCAGCAATGGGGCTTTCAAGCCGTTAAGACGGTGAAGGATTATTACGCGGAAGGATATGATTGTATGAAGCTGGAATATCTGTTACCCGCTTCTCTTTATCAAAACCGGATGAAGAACATCATCGTGGTGAACCAGCCGCGTACCTGGCACTTTACCGATGTGAATGCCAAAATCATTTCAGTGAAGGAGTACATCAACAATTCGGAGTACCATACCGACAACAGCTTGCGCGTTTTTAACCTGTGCAGCTCGTATCAGTACCAGAGCTACGGTTACTACGTGTCGCTGCTGGCATCGGCCCGCGGACAGCGGGTTATTCCTAACGTGACCACCATTCGTGATTTTAGCAGCACGGGCGTGATTCGTTCGATCACCACCGAGATAAATGAGTTGTTGCAAGTAGCGCTGAGAAACGTGAAGGAGAAAGAGTTCAGTATGAACGTATACTTCGGACACACCAACGTACGGGGCATGAAGAGGCTCGCACCGAAACTATACCAGCTGTTTGAAACGCCATTGTTCAAGGTACACTTCATCCGGAACGGGGAGTGGATGATCAAAAAGATACAGCCACTGAACCTGAACAGAATCAGCGATGATGAGCTGATGGTGGTCAATGAATTTGCACGGGAGTATTTCGATAAGAAACGCTTCAACAAATCGAGGCTAACAGCTTATAAGTACGATCTAGCCATCCTGGTGAATCCCCACGAAGCCACGCCACCCTCGTGTAACACGGCATTGAAACTATTTAAACAGGCGGCTAACCGGAAAGGAATTTATACGGAGTTTATCACGAAGAACGATTTCGATAAGATCAACGAATTTGATGCGCTCTTTGTCCGCGAAACCACCAGCGTGAACAACCATACGTATGAATTGTCGCGGCTGGCTTACGCCGAAGGTTTGGTGGTGATTGACGATCCGTGGTCGATTCTGCGTTGTTCTAACAAGATATACCAGAACGAGCTGTTTCGGAATAATAAAATTCTGACGCCTCAGACCACGGTGTTTACCAAGAACCTGTTCCATCCCAAAGACCTGGACGGAGAGAGCTATCCGGCCGTGATTAAGCAACCCGACAGTGCGTTTTCGTTGGGTATCACGAAAGTGAATAATGAGGTGGAAGCGCTAGAGGTGCTGAATACACTGTTCCGGAAGTCGGACATGGTGATTTGCCAGGAGTTTACCTACTCGGAGTTCGACTGGCGGATTGGGATTATTGACAACACGCCTTTGTTTGCCTGCAAGTATTACATGACCAGGGACCACTGGCAAATTTATAACTGGCAGGGGGAAGCCGAGGAGCAGTCGGGCGATTCGGAAACGTTGCCGGTAAGTGAAGTGCCTGCCCATGTCCTGGAAACAGCATTGAAGGCTGCTGCCCTGATTGGCGACGGCCTGTACGGTGTCGACCTGAAGGAGATTGACGGCAAAGTGTATGTAATGGAGGTGAACGATAACCCGAACATCGATTTTGGCATCGAGGACGAGATTCTAAAAGAGAAACTCTACGATATGGTCATCGATTCATTCCTGAACCGGATTGAAATCGCCAAAAACCTGAAGCGGTATGTGACGAGTAAATAA
- a CDS encoding HAD family phosphatase, with protein sequence MIMESRENVEQMGIIFDMDGVIIDSNPLHIKAWRSVFEKENVFISDDDFSNIVSGTTGDTAIRTLLKRELTQDEVNHFNEAVDAEFRRMLTELNVGPVKGLRNFLERMRSAGHRIVVATSAPTKNVDMVMDKLQLREYFEFIIDRTRVTHGKPHPEIYLKTLEQIAIPDYRCVVFEDSLAGVKSAVGAGLRVIGVTTSHSAVELNAIGASLTIKDFDEVSAEHISTLMSTN encoded by the coding sequence ATGATTATGGAAAGCCGGGAAAACGTTGAGCAGATGGGGATTATATTTGACATGGATGGTGTGATTATCGACAGTAATCCATTGCATATAAAGGCTTGGCGATCTGTTTTTGAGAAAGAGAATGTTTTTATTAGCGATGATGACTTCTCCAATATCGTTTCAGGCACAACAGGTGACACAGCAATTCGTACCTTACTAAAAAGGGAGCTGACACAGGATGAGGTAAATCATTTCAATGAGGCAGTTGATGCTGAATTTCGCCGTATGTTAACTGAGCTGAATGTAGGCCCAGTGAAAGGATTACGTAATTTCCTGGAGCGAATGCGTTCAGCCGGCCACAGAATCGTTGTGGCTACGTCGGCACCGACTAAGAATGTCGATATGGTGATGGACAAGCTTCAACTAAGAGAGTATTTTGAATTCATAATCGACCGGACCCGGGTAACTCATGGTAAACCACATCCGGAAATTTATCTGAAGACATTGGAGCAAATAGCTATTCCTGATTACCGTTGTGTCGTATTTGAAGATTCTCTTGCAGGAGTAAAATCGGCCGTAGGGGCGGGCTTAAGAGTTATTGGGGTAACCACCAGTCATTCGGCTGTGGAATTAAATGCAATAGGAGCATCGTTAACTATCAAAGATTTTGATGAGGTGAGCGCGGAGCATATCTCAACCCTGATGAGTACGAATTAA
- a CDS encoding pitrilysin family protein produces MKKLFQVLMVMTVISLFFSCSEKKSKYVTLQKTDSNGYKYEEVTNDPLKTRIYTLNNGLKVYLSQNTDEPRIFTFIGVRAGSLNDPRETTGLAHYFEHMMFKGTDEFGTNDWGKEKVLLDSISGLFEAHKAATEPEVKKAIYKQIDEVSQEASKYAIPNEYDKMVSTIGAKYTNAGTSYEFTVYMNDIPSNELNKWINMEYERFSDPVLRLFHTELETVYEEFNMSQDNDGRRLNRAVISSLYPGHPLGTDVIGRPEDLKNPSMVNIMNFYHTWYVPNNMAVILSGDLDYDKTIQMVDATFGKYKSKPLPEIKNAKLEPIEKPIVKDVYGPDAERVMLAYRFDGYHSPDRKFVTMIDYILTNSTAGLIDLDLNQSQKVLKAGSYSDFHNEYGEHRLYGTPRQGQSLDEVRDLLLGEVEKVKNGEFDDWLIQATVNQLRLNAIRQNEGKWRVFNYLNSFIKKTNWADELAFYDEMEKITKDELVAFAREHYKDNYVLAYKRTGEAKGLVKVEKPEITPISINRQDQSKFFTDFTAQKVEPLEPRFVNFEEAIDEKPLAEGVKMDYIPNETNELFQLDYVVDMGRNHDPLLELAVKYLPYLGTDKYPAADLKKEFYKLGVDLNVNTGNDRSYVFISGLDKNAKKGMELLEHVLANAQPDQEAYDKMVEGILKERADAKLNQYQIRRALQYYGQYGKENPFTNVIPEEELHKVDPAVLVAKLHEFSHYPHRVFYYGPTASDRVFQMVKEGHQIPAELKSIPAEKEFAMQPTNENKVFFVNYDKSQVDIRMMSQSLPFSPETYVNSQLFNEYYGNSMSSVVFQEIRESRALAYSAWAGYSAPSKKEEPFYINGAVYTQADKMMDAIGAMNGLLDNMISDNRLFGIARESVMKNIQTERINKTNIFWTWLRNQRLGIDKDIREDVYNKVGKSDIADVQNFFNDHMKNQHFTYLVLGNRNDADLNALKTVGPVEELALEDIFGY; encoded by the coding sequence ATGAAAAAGCTTTTCCAAGTGCTGATGGTGATGACCGTCATTAGCCTGTTCTTTTCTTGTAGTGAGAAGAAATCGAAGTATGTAACCCTTCAGAAAACCGATTCCAACGGTTATAAGTACGAAGAAGTAACCAACGATCCGTTGAAAACCCGCATTTACACGCTGAACAATGGATTGAAGGTTTATTTGTCGCAGAACACCGACGAACCCCGTATTTTCACTTTCATCGGCGTGCGTGCCGGTTCATTGAACGACCCGAGAGAAACAACCGGACTGGCTCACTATTTCGAGCACATGATGTTCAAGGGAACCGACGAGTTCGGCACCAATGACTGGGGAAAAGAAAAAGTATTGCTCGACTCCATATCCGGTTTATTCGAAGCGCACAAAGCTGCGACTGAACCGGAAGTGAAGAAAGCCATCTACAAACAAATCGACGAGGTATCGCAGGAAGCTTCGAAATATGCGATTCCGAACGAATACGACAAAATGGTTTCCACGATTGGTGCGAAATATACCAATGCCGGTACGTCATACGAGTTTACGGTTTATATGAACGATATTCCGTCCAACGAACTGAACAAGTGGATCAATATGGAATATGAGCGTTTCAGCGATCCGGTTCTTCGCTTGTTCCATACCGAGTTGGAAACAGTGTACGAAGAATTCAACATGTCGCAGGACAATGATGGCCGCCGGCTGAACCGGGCTGTTATCAGTAGTCTTTATCCGGGACATCCACTGGGAACTGATGTAATTGGCCGGCCGGAAGATTTGAAAAATCCGTCGATGGTTAACATCATGAATTTCTATCATACCTGGTATGTTCCAAACAACATGGCCGTTATCCTGAGTGGAGATCTCGATTACGATAAAACCATCCAGATGGTGGATGCTACCTTTGGTAAATATAAGTCGAAACCTCTTCCTGAAATAAAAAATGCAAAACTGGAGCCGATCGAGAAGCCGATTGTGAAGGATGTTTACGGTCCCGATGCGGAAAGAGTGATGCTGGCCTACCGTTTTGATGGCTATCATTCACCCGATCGAAAATTTGTGACGATGATTGATTATATCCTGACGAACTCTACGGCCGGTTTGATCGACCTCGATTTGAATCAAAGCCAGAAAGTACTGAAAGCGGGTAGCTACAGTGACTTCCATAACGAATATGGCGAACATCGTCTGTATGGAACACCACGCCAGGGACAATCGCTTGACGAGGTTCGTGACCTGTTGCTGGGAGAAGTTGAAAAAGTGAAGAACGGAGAGTTTGACGATTGGCTGATTCAGGCTACCGTCAATCAATTGCGTTTAAATGCCATCCGTCAGAACGAAGGTAAATGGAGAGTCTTCAATTATCTGAATTCCTTTATCAAGAAAACCAACTGGGCCGACGAACTGGCTTTCTACGATGAGATGGAGAAAATCACCAAAGATGAATTGGTGGCTTTTGCCCGCGAGCATTATAAAGATAACTATGTGTTGGCCTATAAACGAACAGGAGAAGCGAAAGGGCTGGTGAAGGTAGAGAAGCCGGAAATCACGCCTATCTCCATCAACCGTCAGGATCAGTCGAAGTTCTTCACTGATTTTACGGCTCAGAAAGTCGAGCCCCTGGAGCCCCGGTTTGTCAACTTTGAGGAGGCTATCGATGAGAAGCCGTTGGCAGAAGGAGTGAAGATGGACTATATTCCCAATGAAACCAATGAGCTCTTCCAGTTGGATTATGTAGTCGACATGGGACGGAATCACGATCCGTTACTAGAACTGGCCGTTAAGTATTTGCCTTACCTGGGAACCGATAAATATCCGGCTGCTGACTTGAAAAAGGAATTCTATAAGCTGGGAGTCGATTTGAATGTGAACACCGGTAACGACCGTTCGTATGTATTCATTTCCGGTTTGGATAAGAATGCGAAGAAGGGAATGGAATTGCTGGAGCATGTGCTGGCCAATGCCCAACCCGACCAGGAAGCCTACGATAAAATGGTGGAGGGAATTTTGAAAGAACGGGCCGATGCCAAGCTTAACCAGTACCAGATTCGTCGTGCTTTGCAGTATTACGGACAGTATGGCAAGGAGAATCCGTTCACGAATGTGATTCCGGAAGAAGAACTCCACAAAGTTGACCCGGCTGTTTTGGTGGCCAAACTGCATGAATTCAGTCATTATCCGCATCGTGTGTTCTATTATGGCCCAACGGCTTCCGATCGGGTTTTCCAGATGGTGAAGGAAGGGCATCAGATTCCGGCCGAGTTGAAATCGATCCCGGCAGAAAAGGAATTTGCGATGCAACCGACCAATGAGAATAAGGTTTTCTTCGTGAACTACGACAAATCGCAGGTCGATATCCGGATGATGTCACAAAGTCTGCCGTTCTCGCCCGAAACCTACGTTAACTCGCAGCTGTTCAATGAATATTATGGCAACTCGATGAGTTCGGTTGTATTCCAGGAAATCCGTGAATCGAGAGCATTGGCTTATTCTGCATGGGCTGGTTACAGTGCTCCTTCGAAGAAAGAAGAACCTTTCTACATCAACGGAGCTGTTTACACACAAGCCGATAAAATGATGGATGCGATTGGTGCCATGAACGGTTTGTTGGATAACATGATTTCTGATAATCGCCTGTTTGGAATTGCCCGCGAGAGCGTGATGAAGAATATCCAGACGGAACGCATCAACAAAACGAACATTTTCTGGACCTGGTTGCGGAACCAGCGGTTGGGTATCGACAAGGATATCCGTGAGGATGTTTATAACAAGGTCGGGAAATCGGACATTGCCGATGTGCAGAATTTCTTTAACGACCATATGAAGAACCAGCACTTTACATACCTGGTACTGGGTAACCGGAATGATGCCGATTTGAATGCACTGAAAACAGTCGGCCCGGTTGAAGAGCTGGCGCTCGAAGATATTTTTGGATATTAA
- a CDS encoding Zn-dependent hydrolase, producing the protein MKLISLFSLMIVFLMAGGCKNSSKSESEQEDIVAQKVDEFAKVKLTTDMSQLDENQKKMLSLMFDAADIMDGIFWQEAYGDKEALLTSLKTQAERDFAMINYGPWERLNNNKPFVEGVGPKPKGANFYPKDMTEQEFNDWKDSTKTSQCTIIRRDKDGKLMSIPYHEYFKTQIEKAASLIRQAAEFAEDPGLKKYLELRADALLTDNYYDSDMAWLDMKNNTIDFVVGPIENYEDQLFGYKTSHEAFILVKDKVWSQRLAKFAALLPDLQRALPCPPEYKAEMPGSDSDLNAYDVLYYAGDCNAGSKTIAINLPNDERVRAAKGSRKLQLKNAMRAKFDKILVPISDLLIAPDQRSHIKFDAFFENTMFHEVAHGLGLGKTIDGKQTVREALKDTYTSIEEGKADILGLWVITKLHDMGELSGEDLMDNYVTFMAGIFRSVRFGAASAHGKANMIRFYYFEQQGAFTRDTETGTYRVDFDKMKKAMTALSDELLKIQGDGDYNAAAKLIKENGYIRPELQSDLDRISAAGIPKDIVFEQGKNALGLD; encoded by the coding sequence ATGAAACTAATCTCTTTGTTTTCACTAATGATCGTATTCTTAATGGCGGGAGGATGCAAGAATTCTTCCAAAAGCGAGTCTGAGCAGGAGGATATTGTCGCGCAAAAAGTAGACGAGTTTGCGAAAGTTAAACTAACTACCGACATGAGCCAGCTCGATGAGAACCAAAAAAAAATGTTGTCGTTGATGTTTGATGCAGCGGATATCATGGATGGCATTTTCTGGCAGGAAGCCTACGGCGATAAAGAAGCTTTGTTGACCAGTCTGAAAACGCAGGCTGAAAGAGATTTTGCCATGATTAACTATGGCCCATGGGAGCGGTTGAATAATAATAAGCCGTTTGTGGAAGGAGTAGGTCCCAAGCCAAAAGGAGCCAACTTTTATCCTAAGGACATGACGGAACAGGAATTTAATGACTGGAAGGATTCGACAAAAACCAGTCAGTGCACCATAATTCGTCGGGATAAAGATGGTAAGTTGATGTCGATTCCTTACCATGAATATTTTAAGACCCAAATCGAGAAAGCTGCTTCGCTAATTCGCCAGGCTGCAGAATTCGCTGAAGACCCGGGACTGAAAAAATACCTGGAACTGCGCGCCGATGCGTTGCTGACGGATAACTATTACGACAGCGATATGGCGTGGCTCGATATGAAGAACAACACCATCGATTTTGTAGTGGGACCTATCGAGAATTATGAAGATCAGCTTTTCGGATACAAAACGTCGCACGAAGCGTTTATCCTGGTAAAAGACAAAGTATGGAGTCAGCGGTTGGCTAAATTTGCCGCCCTTTTGCCAGATTTGCAGCGGGCATTGCCTTGTCCTCCCGAGTATAAGGCGGAGATGCCGGGCTCTGATTCCGACTTGAATGCTTACGACGTGTTATATTACGCAGGCGATTGCAATGCCGGGTCCAAAACCATTGCTATCAACCTGCCGAATGACGAGCGCGTCCGTGCCGCCAAAGGCAGCCGGAAACTGCAGTTGAAAAATGCCATGCGTGCCAAGTTTGATAAGATTTTGGTACCGATTTCCGATCTGTTGATTGCTCCCGACCAGCGTTCGCACATCAAGTTCGATGCTTTCTTCGAGAACACCATGTTCCACGAGGTAGCTCACGGATTGGGGCTTGGAAAAACCATTGATGGTAAACAAACGGTCCGGGAAGCATTGAAAGATACCTATACTTCTATCGAAGAAGGGAAAGCTGACATCCTGGGACTGTGGGTAATCACCAAACTGCACGACATGGGCGAGTTGTCCGGTGAAGACCTGATGGATAACTATGTGACGTTTATGGCTGGAATCTTCCGTTCTGTTCGTTTTGGTGCAGCCAGTGCGCATGGTAAAGCCAACATGATTCGATTCTATTATTTTGAGCAGCAGGGGGCTTTTACCCGTGATACTGAAACCGGAACATACCGCGTTGATTTTGACAAAATGAAGAAGGCGATGACTGCATTGTCGGATGAGTTATTGAAGATTCAGGGTGACGGCGATTACAATGCTGCAGCTAAGCTGATAAAAGAGAACGGGTACATCCGTCCGGAATTGCAGAGCGATTTGGATCGGATTTCAGCGGCGGGCATTCCTAAAGATATTGTATTTGAGCAGGGGAAAAATGCTCTGGGACTCGATTAA